The sequence ATCTCCTGGACCATGTTCATCAAAGGGCACTTCAACAATCTCTACGTTCTTTGTTTTTCCCTCTTCAACATCAACAAAAACAAAATACTTAGCCCTTCCAAAGTGCCTACTTACGTTGCTTTCTAAGCCCCTGTTATCCTCGGCGGGTATTGCAATTCTCATGTACATCACCAAAAAATGGATGAAGTTTGATGCATATAAAGTTTGTGCATATGCACAGAAATCATAATAGGAAAGCTTATCAGATTTGAGAGCGTATATTATTTGAGGGATATCCATGACCGAGATAAAGCACGTAAAAATTGGGGAGGATAAGTTTAGGATTACGGAGGAGGAAGTTGCCAGAAGGGAGCTTAAGGTTACAAAGATAAGTGACGATGTCATTCAGGTGCAGGAAGAGGTTCATGGCATTATAGCCCTTGTGGGTGCTGTAAGCAGCGTTAACATCAAGAAAGAAGAGCTTAAAGAACTTATAAAGGTCGCAAAAGAGGAATTCGGCTGGACTGATATCTGCTGAACCTTTTACCCTTTTCTTCTTTGGTATCATTGGAAGTGATATATTTTATGGTGGTAAAATTTTATAAGATCGAAAGTAAACGTATTATTGGTGATGTCACATGGCAGTTGGAGAAAAGATAACTATCAGCGTGATAAAGGCTGATATTGGCGGATGGCCGGGACACTGCAAGGTTCATCCAGCCCTTATCGAGAAGGCTAATGAGCTTTTGGGTAAGGCAAAAGAGGAAGGGACAATAATTGATTTCTACGCCACATACTGCGGTGATGATTTGCAGCTTATCATGACACATAAGCACGGTGTTGACAGTGAGAAAATACACGGTCTAGCTTGGAACGTGTTTAAAGAAGCAACTGAGATAGCAAAAGAACTCGGTCTCTACGGAGCTGGTCAGGATTTACTTAAAGATGCCTTCAGTGGGAACGTTAGAGGAATGGGTCCAGGAGTGGCCGAGATGGAGATTACCCTAAGAAAAAGCGAGCCTATCGTTACATTCCACATGGATAAGACAGAGCCGGGAGCATTCAACCTGCCGATCTTTAGGATGTTTGCCGATCCCTTCAACACTGCTGGACTGGTCATTGACCCCCACATGCACATGGGCTTTAGATTTGAGATATGGGACATAAAGGAGCACAAGAGGGTTATTATGAACTCGCCGGAGGAGCTTTACGACATTTTGGCACTGATAGGTGCAAAGTCTAGATATGTAATAAAGCGCGTGTATCCAAAGAAAGGGCACAAGCTTCCCGAAGATGAGCCGGTTGCCGTTATAAGCACCGAAAAGCTTTACGAAATTGCCGGTGAATACGTAGGAAAAGACGACCCAGTGGCAATAGTAAGGGCTCAAAGCGGCCTTCCTGCCCTTGGAGAAGTCTTGGAGCCATTTGCGTTCCCACACTTGGTAAGCGGATGGATG comes from Thermococcus litoralis DSM 5473 and encodes:
- the fbp gene encoding fructose-1,6-bisphosphate aldolase/phosphatase; its protein translation is MAVGEKITISVIKADIGGWPGHCKVHPALIEKANELLGKAKEEGTIIDFYATYCGDDLQLIMTHKHGVDSEKIHGLAWNVFKEATEIAKELGLYGAGQDLLKDAFSGNVRGMGPGVAEMEITLRKSEPIVTFHMDKTEPGAFNLPIFRMFADPFNTAGLVIDPHMHMGFRFEIWDIKEHKRVIMNSPEELYDILALIGAKSRYVIKRVYPKKGHKLPEDEPVAVISTEKLYEIAGEYVGKDDPVAIVRAQSGLPALGEVLEPFAFPHLVSGWMRGSHNGPIMPVPLKYATPSRFDGPPRVVALGWQINKDGKLIGPVDLFEDVAFDEARKKALEIADYIRRHGPFEPHRLPLEEMEYTTLPGVLEKLKDRFEPV